From a region of the Alosa sapidissima isolate fAloSap1 chromosome 9, fAloSap1.pri, whole genome shotgun sequence genome:
- the LOC121718913 gene encoding zinc finger protein 729-like, producing the protein MVTLPGVSEHPHIRQQKIHGPNDELKGRLYHRSVYRKSLTALTELEKPQQTHSHGVNQRQSTGKRQHKNANCGKAFSKMSHLKAPFLIHTRRKPHKCVKCDGAFTKLSTLKRHMFIHTGEKPHKCTQCGKAFSRSSALKTHMLIHTGGNPHKCVQCGKAFSTSSALKSHLLIHTGEMPHECAQCGKTFSQSSYLKTHMLIHTGEKPHKCTQCGKAFSQRSYLKTHMLIHIGVKPHKCAQCGKAFSKSSALKSHLLIHTGEMPHECVQCGKAFKHLSNLKTHMVVHTGEKPHTCTQCGKAFTYLSSLKKHILIHTGEKNHICVQCGKAFLQISALKSHLLIHTGEKTHECARCGKAFKHLSNLKTHMVIHTGEKPHKCTQCGKAFTYLSSLKKHILIHTGEKHHICVQCGKAFSQCSTLKSHLLMHTGEKPHECALCGKAFRHLSHLKTHMLIHTGEKPHKCVQCGKTFTRNSNLKRHMFKHTGEMPHKCTQC; encoded by the exons ATGGTAACTCTTCCAGGTGTATCAGAACACCCGCACATAAGGCAACAGAAGATCCATGGACCGAATGATGAACTCAAAGGAAGGCTTTACCACCGCTCAGTCTACAGGAAGAGTTTAACAGCCCTTACTGAACTCGAGAAACCGcagcaaacacactctcatGGTGTTAATCAAAGGCAGAGTACTGGCAAAAGGCAACATAAAAATGCCaattgtggaaaagccttttcaAAAATGTCACATCTTAAAGCCCCTTTCTTAATACACACTAGAaggaagcctcataaatgtgtcaaGTGCGATGGAGCTTTTACAAAGCTCTCAACTCTTAAACGCCACATGTTCatacatactggagagaagcctcacaaatgtacccagtgtggaaaagctttttcacgaAGTTCAGCtcttaaaacccacatgctaatacacactggagggaatcctcataaatgtgtccagtgtggaaaagctttttcaacAAGTTCAGCTCTTAAAAGCCATTtactaatacacactggagagatgcCTCatgaatgtgcccagtgtggaaaaactTTTTCACAAAGTTCATatcttaaaacccacatgctaatacacactggagagaagcctcacaaatgtacccagtgtggaaaagctttttcacaaagGTCATatcttaaaacccacatgctAATACACATTGGAgtgaagcctcataaatgtgcccagtgtggaaaagctttttcaaaaAGTTCAGCTCTTAAAAGCCATTtactaatacacactggagagatgcctcatgaatgtgtccagtgtggaaaagcttttaaacatctctcaaatcttaaaacccacatggtagtacacactggagagaagcctcacacatgtacccagtgtggaaaagcttttacatATCTCTCATCTCTTAAAAAACACATTCTCatacatactggagagaagAATCATATATGTGTCcaatgtggaaaagcttttttgcaaatttcagctcttaaaagccatttactaatacacactggagagaagactCATGAATGTGCCcggtgtggaaaagcttttaaacatctctcaaatcttaaaacccacatggtaatacacactggagagaagcctcacaaatgtacccagtgtggaaaagcttttacatACCTCTCATCTCTTAAAAAACACATTCTCATACATACTGGAGAAAAGCATCATATATGTGTCcaatgtggaaaagctttttcgcAATGTTCAACTCTTAAAAGCCATTTACTAAtgcacactggagagaaacCTCATGAATGTGCcttgtgtggaaaagctttcagacatctctctcatcttaaaacccac atgctaatacacactggagagaagcctcataaatgtgtccagtgtggaaaaacgTTTACCCGCAACTCAAATCTTAAACGCCACATGTTCAAACATACTGGAGAGATGCCTCACAAATGTACCCAGTGttga